From the genome of bacterium:
ACCCCTCTAGCCGAGAGTTTTCAAGCTATAGTTTGGCATTTGATAGTGACGCACCCGAAATTAAAAAATTAGTCAAAAAAAAGAGCCGACATGGGTCGGCTCTGTGGGGGAGGTGATCAAAATTTGCGTAGAAGCTGATCAATGTCAATCGCCTCCCAATTGAGATAAATCTCTCTTGCGCCCGCATCATTGAGTTTTTGTTTTACGATCGGGTTGTCGTAGGTTGGCATTCCGATTACGACGGAGCCCGCTGCCACTCCAGACTTTACTCCGCGAGGTGAATCCTCGAATACCAGTTGCGTGTTCGGTCCTATCCTCATACGTCGTGCTGTTTCCAAAAAACAGTCTGGCGCAGGTTTAGTTCGAGACACGTCAGTTATCATGACAATTTCCTGAAGGGAAAAGAGACGGTCAAGCCCCGATCGCCGAAGGAGGACCATGCCCTTATCTAAATCAACTGCGGTTCCGATTGTAACTGGAATGCCTGTGCACCGTAACATACCGTAGACTTCGCAGAACCCTTTTCGGGGGCGTAAGTCCATTGTTTTGATTAGGGTGTCATAATGTTGCCACTTTCTGTTTAGAAAAACCCCCTTGTCCTTTACGAGAGTCGGCCGAATTTCGGACTGGAGTGCGAAGATCTGTTCAATAATCGCATCATCTGGTCCACCGATGAAGTTCGGTATCTTTTGAGTTGCTTCCTGCGGGTTAGCTAGTACGACCCCAATCTCTTCGGCGGCTCTAATCCATGCTCCATGGTGAGCTGGCTCTACGTTAACAACAGTACCTTCCATATCGAAAGCTACGCCTTTTATCATTGTTACCCTTTCATTGTGCGCCTAGTAATGGCGGTTAATTTGTCGAAATACTATACTACAAGCAAATATACCAAAGAAACACTGTGTTGTCAATAATTGACAGAAAAATATAAATGTGAGATACTAATAGTAGGTTAATTAGTGTTTTGAAAAAATGAGATTAAATCTCAAAAAGAAAGTGAAGGTGTGGTGTGTTTGAAATGATTGCTATTCTTGGCCGTGGAATCCAGCGGCTTTCGGAAGATGATTCATGGGCTCTTACCGAAGATCTAGAAGTTTGCGACGAACAGTCTGCTCACCTGCCAGTTCGGGTTCCTGTTGACGATGACAATCCACTTTGTATGGTCGGTGGTGGAGAAATGAACTTGCTAGCGGGCATTGAGCTCATCTATCGATATAAGCCGACGGTTGTCGTATGTGCCTATGGATCGCGCATGAGTTATTTGGAGTCGATTGATGCGTCATCAGAAAGTGAAGTGATGAGTAGAGAGCTTGCCATCAAAATTTTACCCAGGCTCAATTTTTGGGCATCGGGAACAGCTTACATGCCAGTTGTTATTGCTTGGGAACGGCACCGCAAGCTTTCCGCGTCCAATACTTGTCAGGAACTATTGAACGTTTTTGATTTGGCGCTTGAACACGGGTTTAGGCGAATCGGATTTGTAACGGTCGGTGTCCATATCGCGCGCACAGGAACGTACGTCGCGAAGCATCTTTCGGTGTATGAGAAATATCGTGTGCTTTCCCCGGTTGTTTTTGAGAGCGAAGAAGTGCTTCTCACCACGGATCGCGAGAAATATGGCCCGCGCGTGGAGGTGCTTCGCAATTCAAAATCCTTCGCTCGCAACTGGGAGCGGGAAGCCGCTGGTATCTCGAAGATTATCCGTGGTGTTTACAGTGATGTAAAGCCAGTCATTGCGTCTTAGAAGTTTTGCAATAGGGGTTATTCCAAATTTGGAATAACCCCATTTCTTTTTTTACACTTTGCGTTTTGGTTGGTCTATGGTACCTAAAATGCTAAAATGGCGACATGATCACTCAAGCGGTTATTTCTTGCGGAGGTTTGGGAACGAGGCTTAGGCCACTTACGGATAATATTCCCAAAGTGATGATTCCAATCAAAGGGAAACCGCTTTTGGAGCAGCACATTTTGCAATTTAAGAGCCACGGTGTGCGCGAGTTTTTTTTCACTTTGCATTATTTGCCCGATGTGATTAAAAATTATTTTGGCGACGGCAAAGCGTGGGGTGTGAAAATTCATTATTTTGTTGAAGCTACGCCATTAGGTTCTGCGGGTGGTATTAAGCAGTTTGAAAAAGATCTTCACGACGAATTCTTTTTTATTTATGGCGATATGTTTAGTTTGGTGGATTATGGAAAAATGAGCATGGCGTGGAAACAGAAACCCTCGTCGGCTTTAGGTATGCAACGAATGAAAAAGACAAGTGATTACGCTGATGCCGATGTGGCTGAAATTGATGCAGACGGCAAATATATTGCGATTCATACCAAACCGCACACAGCACTGTATCCAAAGGCCTATCGAATGCGGGGCACGTTTATCTTGCGAAAGAAAATTCTCTCATATATTCCTCCCAACACTCCATATGATTTAGGGCACGATCTCTTGCCGGACATTGTGAATCGAGGTATGGGATTTTACAGTTACGAGTGCGAAGAATACTCAAAAGGTATTGATACACTGGAGAAATTGAAGGAGGTGGAATCCTATCTTGATCAAAAACATCCTTTGGCTCTTTAAAATAAAATCACGTAGTAATTAAATCCACCGCTTCTGG
Proteins encoded in this window:
- a CDS encoding HAD family phosphatase, with the protein product MIKGVAFDMEGTVVNVEPAHHGAWIRAAEEIGVVLANPQEATQKIPNFIGGPDDAIIEQIFALQSEIRPTLVKDKGVFLNRKWQHYDTLIKTMDLRPRKGFCEVYGMLRCTGIPVTIGTAVDLDKGMVLLRRSGLDRLFSLQEIVMITDVSRTKPAPDCFLETARRMRIGPNTQLVFEDSPRGVKSGVAAGSVVIGMPTYDNPIVKQKLNDAGAREIYLNWEAIDIDQLLRKF
- a CDS encoding nucleotidyltransferase family protein — protein: MITQAVISCGGLGTRLRPLTDNIPKVMIPIKGKPLLEQHILQFKSHGVREFFFTLHYLPDVIKNYFGDGKAWGVKIHYFVEATPLGSAGGIKQFEKDLHDEFFFIYGDMFSLVDYGKMSMAWKQKPSSALGMQRMKKTSDYADADVAEIDADGKYIAIHTKPHTALYPKAYRMRGTFILRKKILSYIPPNTPYDLGHDLLPDIVNRGMGFYSYECEEYSKGIDTLEKLKEVESYLDQKHPLAL